A stretch of DNA from Dehalobacterium formicoaceticum:
AATGAATTAAAAAAGGGTACCGGAGAAGAATTGCCGCAAATGCTGGTCTTGATCGATGAATTAGCGGATCTGATGATGGTGGCCCCCAATGATGTGGAAGATGCCATTTGCAGATTGGCACAAATGGCGCGGGCAGCCGGCATTCATCTTGTGATCGCAACCCAAAGACCTTCCGTTGATGTCATCACCGGTTTGATTAAGGCCAATATTCCATCCCGTATTGCCTTTGCTGTTTCTTCTCAAATTGATTCCCGAACCATTCTGGATATGGCAGGTGCCGAAAAGTTGCTAGGCCGGGGAGATATGCTTTTTTATCCGGTGGGGGCCGCAAAACCCATCCGAGTGCAGGGTGTTTATGTATCTGAAGAAGAAATCAGCTCCATCGTGTCCCATTGCGCCCATCAAGCAAAACCGGAATATTTGGACGGGATTTTTCAACATGAGCTGACAAAAGAGGAAGAACGTGGGGAGACAGATGAACTTTTTGAAGATGCAGCAAAATTAATCCTTACCACCGGCCAGGCTTCCGTATCCCTGATTCAACGCCGTCTGCGTGTTGGTTATTCCAGAGCAGCCAGATTAATGGATATGCTGGAGAATAAAGGCATTGTGGGCGGTTATGAAGGATCAAAACCAAGAAATATTCTTATCACCTTGGAACAATTTGAACGATTGCAGGAAAATGAGTTCTAAAGGATTCCCGGGCCCTATCTTGTAACAAAAATTGATCTTTGATATACTGTTTCTGTCGGAATCATCCCGTTTAAAACCTAGAAATGAGGTGATCTTCATGGATGACATTGGAGAAAAACTACGTGTGACGCGGGAAGCTAAGCACATATCCCTCCGTGAAGCTGAAGATAATACAAAAATCAGAATGAAGTATTTGATCGCCCTGGAAGCAAATGATTTTGATGCCCTCCCAGGCAGGGCTTATCTCATTGGCTTCCTCAGAACATACGCCCGTTTTTTAGGATTGAATGATGAAGAATTAGTGCACATTTTAAAAACTAATTTACCAACAGAAGTTCATCGTGAAGAAGGAAAAGGAAGAGTAGGGCAGAAGAAGATTAAGATTCGTGTGAAGAAACCCAGATTATTATTTCTAATCGGTGTCCTGCTGGGAATTTTTCTTTTAGGCGGGATCGTTTCGGCCTTTTTGGGGGATCAGAATTCAGACCTTCCCAAGGACGGAATTTCAGGAAGTGAGTCATCCGATGGTCAGGAACCTCAGAAGATACCGAACGGTCAAAACTCGTTGGATAAAAACCCTGAAACCTCTGCCCTTGTGGGGACAACTGAAAATAATACCGGAATAAATCCCGAAACAGAGATTAACGGAGTTTCCGTCACTGTGATCGTTAGAGAAGACAGCTGCTGGATTGGGGTGACCATTGACGGTAAAAAGGATTACCAAGGTACTTTAACAGCAGGTGATAACCGCACTTTTGCCGGGCAGGAAAAGATTGTTATTAAATACGGAAATGCCGGCGTGGTTGAGACCATTACCAATGGGGATCGAATCTATCCGGTGGGAGCTAAAAACCAGGTTCTGACCAAAGAATATCCGGAAAGAAATTGATACATAACTATATGGGAAAAGGGGTTTAAGATTGGATTTTTATGTTGCTTTAACCAGCTTGGGTTGTTCTAAAAACCTTGTGGATAGTGAAATCATGTTGGGAATTTTGCGTAATGATAGATTTATTATTACCAAAGAATTTTCCCAAGCGCAAATTATTGTAGTGAATACCTGTGGTTTTATTCTTCCTGCCAAAAAAGAATCCATTGAAACGATTCTGGAAATGGCATCCTATAAAAAGAAGGGACGATGTCAGCTGCTCATCGTTACCGGTTGTTTAGCCGAAAAATACCGAGAAGAACTGCTGAAAGAAATTCCTGAAATTGATGGGATTTTAGGCACTTCTGAATTTTCTCAAATCGGGGATTTAATCCAAGAGAAACTAGCGGGGATGATCCCGAAACACTCCGGTAAAATCCAGGCTCTGAACCCGGATCGTTACTTGACAACACCTCAGCACATGGCCTATGTAAAAATCGCTGAGGGCTGTGATAATCATTGCACCTATTGTTTGATTCCTCAATTACGCGGCGCTTATCGAAGCAGGCCGATAGAAGAAATCCTCTCTGAAGTGCGTCTTCTCATTGCTAAAGGGGTCAAAGAAATTAACCTTATTGCCCAAGATTCAACTTATTATGGGTTAGATCTATATGGAAAAGAAAAACTTCCTGAACTATTGGATACCATCGCTCAAGAGAAAATTCAGTGGATCAGGGTTCTTTACTGTTATCCGGAACGAATTACTGATGAACTGCTTCAGGTCATGGCCAAACATGATAATATTTGTCATTATCTGGACATCCCTCTTCAACATGCCGACCAGAATATTCTTAGAAGAATGGGCCGCAAAGGGTCAAGAGATTCCTTGGAAAAGCTTATTACTCATATTCGGACGATGATGCCGGATGTGGCTCTCAGGACAACTTTCATGGTTGGTTTCCCCGGAGAAACAGAGGAACAATTTCAAGTTTTATTGGATTTTATTGAAAAATGCAGGTTTGATTGGTTGGGAGCATTTACTTATTCCCAGGAGGAGGATACCCCTGCCTCTTTATTTAAGGATCAGGTTCCTGAGGAAGTAAAAGAAGAACGATACCATCGTTTAATGTCCTTGCAAAGCAAGATTTCCCAGCAAAATCAAAGTAAATGGGTTGGAAAAACAATTTCTGTCATCATTGAAGGAAAATTGTCGGATAACCCCGAATATTACAAAGGAAGGTCCCGTTATCAGGCGCCTGACGTTGACGGAGTTGTTTTAATAAAAGGAGATACGCTGCCTGAGGGTGAAATCAAACAAGTTCTAGTGACCGGTTCTGACATTTATGATTTAATAGGAGAGATAATCGAATCATGAATCTGGCAAACAAACTTACTTTAGCGCGCATATTTTTAATCCCTGTTTTTATGATTATTCTGCTTACCAGGATTCCAAAATACGGAGATATTTTGGCAGCAGTCATTTTTATCATTGCTGCCAGTACCGACGGTTTGGACGGGTATATTGCCCGCTCCCGTAAACAGGTAACGAATTTAGGGAAACTGATGGATCCTTTAGCGGATAAACTATTGATTTCCGCCGCTCTTATTTCTCTGGTGGAGTTGGACATGATTAAGGCTTGGGTGGCCATTGTTATTATCGGACGGGAATTTGCCGTCACCGGGTTAAGAGCAATTGCTGCCAGTGAAGGTGTGATCATTGCTGCGTCTAAATTGGGAAAATTTAAAACAGTTTCTCAAATTGTGGCAATTTCAGTGATTCTTTTACATGATTTATACTGGCCTGTTTTTCCCAATCCCATCGGTTCATATTTATTGTATATTGCTGTTGGTTTTACCATTGCCTCCGGCGTGGATTATTTCTTGAAAGCTAGAAAATTACTGAAAGAAAACTAAGCCAATTTCTCGTTATTTCCAAACATTTCATAAGGTTTCTATAGTGATCACATGTTATACTTTTCTTATCAGATAAGGAGAGTGATATCTGTGAAACATCATATCAAGAGTCTGGGATTGACTTTCGTCATTGCCAGCCTTTTTTTCGCCCTTTTGATGGGCGGCCGATTTCTTTATCAAAACCAATATATGGCAGATCGTTTTCAGGCAAAATTGGGAGATATTCCGGGCGTAACAGAGGTCCGAATTGAGGATCGAAAGATTATCCTTACTATGAACAAAGTTAGCAATATCAAAGCATCTTTCCAGGAAGCTGCTAATATTGTCGGGAAACGTGATTATGAAATTATCATAAAAGACCGTCCTTCAAAAGAACTGGAATCTCTTGTCTTAGAATGTGAAATACCTCTTCAGGAAGGTCTGATGCGGGGCAACTTTACAGAAATGACCCGGGTAATTCAGGAAATTTGCCGGAATCGGGGCATAGATGCCAGAATCTTTCTTGATCAAGAGAGAATCTATTTGTCTATCTCTTCAGAAAACCATTATCTTTATCGGATCATCGAGCGGCCGGATTTCAGCCCTTCTATGTATAGCTAAAGAATGCCGCTGGACTCATGAATATTATCAAAAGTACAAAAGAAGGGGGGCTGAATGATGAAAAAAGAAATTGTGATCGGGATGCTTCTTGCTCTGGCAGCTTTTTTAGGTTTTTCCGGTTATGATGTGGTTCCGGTTCTGATCTTGGCTGTTATGGGCGTGGTGCTATATATTTTACTTGAGAAGAAAGGATTATTAAAGAATTCTTTTATGGGAACAGCTGTCCATCATCCCGGGATACGGTTTGATGATATTGGCGGACAAGCACCGGCTAAACTTGAGATTCAGGAAGCTTTAGACTTTATGAAACATTACGATAAATATCAAGTCATGGGCATTCGACCCTTAAAAGGAATTTTGCTCACCGGTCCTCCGGGAACAGGCAAGACCCTTTTAGCAAAGGCCGCGGCCACCTACACGGATTCGGTATTCATAGCGGCATCCGGATCAGAATTCATTGAGATGTATGCCGGCGTGGGCGCGCAGCGGATACGCAGCATTTTTCAATCAGCAAGAAATCAAGCTCAAAAGCTGAAAAAGAGAAGTGCCGTTATTTTCATCGATGAGATTGAGGTTTTGGGGGGGAAAAGGGGCAGTCATTCCAGTCACTTAGAATATGACCAGACATTAAACCAGCTGCTAGTGGAAATGGATGGTATCAATACCGATCCCGAATTGCAAATTCTGCTCATGGGTGCGACAAACCGGGCGGACTTGATTGATGATGCCTTACTGAGACCGGGGCGTTTTGACCGTATTGTTAATGTGGATTTGCCCGATGTTGAGGGCAGATTACAAATCTTAAAGATCCATACCAACAACAAGCCTTTATGTCAGGATGTTGATCTGTCGGTAATTGCCAAAGAAACTTTTGGCTTTTCGGGGGCTCAACTAGAAAGCCTCTGCAACGAGGGCGCGATCTATGCCCTGCGAGAGGAAGAAAAATTCATCTGCCAGAAACATCTCAAGGAAGCCATTGATAAAGTGATGATGGGTGAAAGGGCGGAAAAAACACCTACGAAAGAAGAAAAAAAACGCATCGCTTACCATGAATCAGGGCATGCATTGGTGAGTGAAACCTTACGTCAAAATTCTGTGGCCTATGTTACCATTACCTCCCGTGGAAAAGCTCTGGGTTATATGCGGCAGGCACCTGCCTCCGATATTTATTTGTACACCAAGGAATACTTAGAGCATCAAATTAAAATTGCCTTAGCAGGTGCTGTTGCAGAAGAAATATTTTTGGGAAGCAAAAGCTCCGGATCTTTAAACGATTTTAAGCAGGCGATTACCCTTGCAAAGCAAATCATTGAGTGTGGCTTTTCCCGTCTGGGTATTGTGGATCATGAATTGATTTCAAAGGACTTAATCCACGAAGAAATCGGTTTTATTCTCGATGCTCAAGAGAAAATGACTCGGGCCATGATCCGTAAAGGGGAGTATATTTTACACCGAATGGTGGATATCCTCGATGACCAGGAACACATTGCCGGAGAAGCACTGAGAGAAATGCTTCAAAATCCATCACTTAATGTTTCAAACATTTAGTCTTGGGTGTTTTATCAAAGCTCGGATCGGTCACGGTCTGAGTTTTGATTTTTAATTAGAAAATGTTTAATCAAATAAAAGGATTTTATCTTGTTCAGAACGAAATCTGAATAGTGCATTGATTGAGGTGGTGATTAGGATGATGAATAATCAATTATTGCAATTATTGATTGAAAGATTAAAAGCAAAAGGAAAAACAATTGCCGTGGCTGAATCGTGCACCGGCGGATTGTTTAGCGGTGCGTTAACTGAAATTCCAGGAAGTTCAGATTGTTTCGGTTTAGGTGTAATTACATACAGTAATTTGGCTAAACATGAACAACTTGGCATTCCCTGGGAAATCTTAAATCAATTTGGTGCGGTAAGTTATCAGACCGCTTTTTTTATGGCTCAATCAGTAAAAAGGTTGGCTCAATCTGATTTAGGAATTTCCTTTACCGGTATTGCCGGTCCTTCAGGTGGAACTGAAACCAAACCCGTGGGTCTGGTTTATATGGCTTTGGCTCTGGAAGATTCTTGTGTTGTGCGGAAATTTTATTTTACCGGCCCGCGGCACGAGATCAGGATGGCAACGGTGCAAGAGGGGATCAATTTAGTACTTCATTATTTTAAATAGTCGGGGCTGTGAAATTTATTTAAAAACAGGAAATAATTTTCAAATTGACAGTTGACAAACTCCAGATAAACCTAGTACAATAAATACGAACATTTGTTTGAAGAGGGGGAAATAAAGATGTCCGATAAATTACGTGCTTTAGATCAGGCACTAAGTCAAATTGAAAGGCAATTTGGTAAAGGATCCATTATGCGTTTAGGAGGGGAAGCTGCAAAAGCGGGAATCGATGTAATTCCTACGGGGTCCCTGGCCCTTGATCTGGCCTTAGGAATAGGTGGAGTCCCCAGAGGCAGAATTGTGGAAATTTACGGACCTGAATCCTCAGGAAAGACAACGGTGGCTCTGCATATCATAGCCGAGGCTCAAAAAATGGGAGGGACAGCTGCCTTTATCGATGCGGAACACGCCCTTGATCCCCTTTATACCCAAAATCTCGGCGTAGATTTAGAAAATTTGCTGGTATCTCAACCGGATACCGGAGAGCAGGCTTTGGAAATCACAGAAGCCTTGGTCCGCAGCGGCGCCGTCGATATCGTAGTCATCGATTCTGTAGCTGCTTTGGTGCCAAGAGCTGAGATCGAAGGCGAAATGGGTGATGCCCATGTCGGTTTACAAGCCAGATTAATGTCCCAGGCATTGAGAAAGCTTACAGCTGTTATTGGCAAGACCCGTACGACAACGATTTTTATCAACCAAATCAGAGAAAAAGTAGGAGTCATGTACGGTAACCCGGAAACAACACCGGGGGGGCGGGCGTTAAAATTCTATTCATCTGTTCGCATGGAGGTCAGAAGAACGGAAACGTTAAAACAGGGATCAGATATGATCGGCAACCGAACCAAGGTAAAAATTGTTAAGAATAAAGTAGCGCCTCCCTTTAAACAAGCTGAATTTGATATTATGTACGGCTTAGGAATTTCCAAAGAAGGAAATCTTTTAGACATCGGTGCGGAGTTGAATATTATTAATAAAAGTGGTTCCTGGTATTCTTACGGGGATGAAAGAATCGGCCAGGGAAGAGAAAACGCCAAAGAATATCTTAAAACTCATCCGGAAATGGCTCAAGAGGTTGAGCGGAGAATTCGGGAAAATGCCCAAGGAATCCCATTAATCAGCGTTGGCGCTTCCGGCAGTGAAATGAATGATGATGAAGAAGATCAATAATAATAAAACAAAGAACTCCTGCAGCCTGATGGCACGGGCTTTAAAATTATTAACAATTCGCCCCAGGTCAATTGAAGAACTAAGAACCCTGCTTTTAGAAAGAGAATATCCTCTGGAAGAGATAAATCAAGCAATTTCCCAACTGATTCAACTAAAATATTTAGATGATATCAGTTTTATCGAAAGCTGGTGTTACTATCGTCAACATATTACACCGAAAGGCCGTTGGCTGGTAAGAAAGGAATTGGCTGCCAAAGGTGTCTCCCCTTTTGATTTGGAAGAACATTTTGATGCCTTTTATTCTGAAGAGGATGAAAAGAAATGTTTGCTGCACTTGATTGAGAAGAAATCCATTAAAGGAATATTGGAACAAAGTAAAAATATTGAGAAGGAACACCAAAAGGTGGTTGCGCAGCTGGTAAGAAAGGGGTTTAAACTGCATCATATTTTGGAGATGCTTGACAGGTTTCAGGCTATTAATCTTGACATTTATCCAGAAAAATAATAAAATGTCTCTATTAGAACAAGGATTAGAATATAAGACCTGGAACGGGTTTAATATATCTTAAAACTGAGGCATAAAACATGAGGAAGAGCAAATCATGATACATATTTGTTAATATGTTTGCTTTATGGTGCGCTGATGTAAACAGAATTTTCCTTTGCTGGTTTGAGATCCATAGCACTCGTTTATCTCGTTTGTATTCTAAAACCGAGTTTATACTCGGTTTTTTTATCGTCAGGATTCATTTATTTTAATGATATCTAAGCACCAAGAGAAATAATACACTGGGGCGTAAGAAATCTATTGAACCTGGAAATTTCCTTGTCAATATTACGATTATGAAATAAAAAAATACGCTGGGAGGTGAAAGGACAATTTGTGGCTATACTATGTAATTTATATTTTGGCAGGCATTGCCGTTGGCTTTTTGATAGGATACTTAGTGCGGAAAAAGCTTGCTGAGGCGAAAATTAATTCCGCTGAAGAAGCAGCCAAAAAGATCCTTGAAGACGGCTATAAAGACGCTGAGGCGAAAAAAAGGGAAGTTCTCTTAGAAGCAAAAGAAGAAATTCACCGTATGAGATCTGATGCTGAGAGAGAAAATAAAGATCGGCGCAATGAGTTAACACGTTTGGAAAGAAGATTGGTTCAAAAAGAAGAAAATTTGGATCGCAAAACTGATGCCATCGAACGAAAAGAAGATTCTCTGGTTAAAAAAGAGCAAGAAGCAGAGGACAAATTAAATGCTATTTCTGAATTACACGAAAAAAAGGTGGAAGAATTTGAGCGATTATCAGGTATGACATCAGAACAAGCCAAAGAACTTCTTTTATCCAATATTGAGGAAGAAATTAAGTATGAATCTGCTATTTTGATTAAAGATCTTGAAAAGCAAGCGAAAGAAGACGGAGAAAAAAAAGCGCGCGAAATCATTACGTTGGCGATTCAAAGAGTCGCGGCAGATCATGTGGCAGAAACAACGGTATCAGTTGTTGCTCTGCCTAACGATGAAATGAAAGGTCGGATCATCGGACGGGAAGGGCGAAACATTCGTACACTAGAAACATTAACCGGGATTGACCTGATCATTGATGATACGCCTGAAGCTGTGATTCTTTCCGGGTTTGATCCAGTCAGAAGAGAGGTTGCCCGAGTTGCTTTAGAAAAACTGATTCTGGATGGCCGCATTCATCCTGCTCGCATTGAAGAAATGGTGGAAAAAGCCCAAAAGGAAGTGGATCAGCGAATCCGGGAAGAAGGGGAGCAAGCAACCTTTGAAACAGGGGTTCATGGCTTGCATCCGGAACTCATTCGCTTAATAGGCAGACTCAAATATCGCACCAGTTACGGACAGAATATTTTGAAGCATTCCATTGAAGTATCCCATCTGGCAGGAATTATGGCTGCTGAGTTAGGCGCCGATGAACAAATGGCAAAAAGGGCAGGCTTGCTTCATGATTTGGGGAAAGCTGTCGATCATGAAGTGGAAGGACCCCATGTCACCATTGGTGCAGATTTGGCGAAAAAGTACCGGGAATCACCGGAAATCGTTCATGCCATTGCCGCTCACCATGGAGATATCGAAACAAAAACCATTGAAGCAGCTTTAGTTCAGGCAGCAGATGCGATTTCAGCAGCAAGACCAGGCGCCCGAAGAGAAACCCTGGAATCTTATATCAAAAGATTAGAAAAATTAGAAGAAATTGCGGATTCATATGAAGGAGTAGAAAAAGCTTTTGCCATTCAGGCAGGACGTGAAATCCGTATTATGGTTAAACCTGATAAGGTAGATGACATTTCCTCACCTCGCTTAGCCCGAGATATTGTCAAGAGAATCGAATCAGAATTAGAGTATCCGGGACAAATTAAAGTTGTTGTAATTCGGGAAACGAGATCAGTGGATTATGCAAAATAAGGTTTAAATTGTAGCAGACTTAATTGTTAAATATATATGAAATTTTCTGTGGGGGAACTTTCAGGTTCCCTTATTTTTTACTTTCAGGAAGTAAAAAATTTAAAGTTGAAAGTATAAGTGCAACTAAGGTTTCCGTAAAGCCTTCGGCTTGGCGGAAACCAAGTTTTATTTATTACTTCCAGTGCGGAATCCAACAATTCCGGCCACCTGTGACTAAATATTAACATGATATAACATTATTTTTCTTACCGCCCTAAAGCAGGAGTTTATCAATATGTTGGAGAATCAGAATATGACCTACGAAAAAGGTGGTGCTACTTGTGTCCGTATCATATAAGCATGGGGAAGGTGTCTCTGAATGTGTAGGCCTCCTCATCTCAATTTTATTACGTTATCCGGAAGTGGGCTCAATTCATTTTGATCCACAAACTCATGAAATACGTTTAACCTTTATTATTTCAGGGGATAGAAAAATACTGCAGATTGCTGAGAAAAGGCAAGCCATTTTGGAGGCTTTGCAAACGTATCATCAATTAGAAATAATTAAACCTCAGCTTTGTGCCGTTGAAGAAAAGCAACATGATCATTATTCGATGATTGATGTAAAAAGAGATGTGGATACCTTAACTAAGGACGAAATTTCCCTGTTAATGGAATTAATTCAAATCCATTTTCCTTATGCTCTCATTGTGGATATTAGTGAAGAAATGTGGGCAGAAGATATCCAAATACAGGATGAAATGATCGGCCATATGTTGGAAGGAATTAAAAACGGGATCGTAGATAACAAATTAGTTGCTTACAGAGAAGAAGGAAAAGTATTGGTTTTTAATCGTTAGTCCCGCTAGGAGGAAAAGAGTATTGAGAATATTGTTTGTTGGAGATGTTGTAGGTAAACCGGGCCGGGAAATTTTGCGGCAACAATTAAATGAGATTCAAGATCAATATCACATTGATTTTACCATTGCCAATGGTGAAAATGCAGCCAATGGTACGGGGATTAACAAAAGAATATTCGAAGAAATCAGTAATTATGGTGTGGACGTGGTGACCATGGGTAATCATGTCTGGGACAAAAAAGAAATTTTGGATTTTATCGATCATGAAGAACGCATCATTCGTCCTGCTAATTATCCCCCCGGTACCCCAGGAAAAGGCTGGAACATCTTCTCTGTCAATCAGGTTAAAATTGTTGTCATTAACTTAGCCGGACGAGTTTTTTTGCCTGCTTTAGACTGCCCTTTCCAGGCAATGGAACGCATCTTAGCAGAGATCAAAGATCTGACTCCTAATGTGATTGTAGATTTTCACGGCGAAGCAACTTCAGAAAAACAAGCAATGGGCTGGTACTTAGATGGACGGGTCAGTGCTGTTTTAGGTACCCATACCCATATCCAGACGGCAGACGCCCGCATTTTACACCGGGGTACGGCTTATATGACAGACGTGGGTATGACAGGACCCAGAGATTCTGTTTTAGGTACGGATAAAGATCTTGTGATCAAAAAATTTATTACCTCGATGCCGGTAAAATTTGAAATTGCCCATGGGGATATTCAGTTGAATGCAACTGTATTGGAATTAAATAAGCAGGGCAAAGCTATTTCAATAATACCGGTACAAACCATGCTGGAAGCACTTTAAATGCCTGAAGCTTTAAAAAAATTTTTTTTCAGAGGATTTTTCCTTAATTTAGCGAATATACATATTTAAAGAAAGAGCAATAGTAATGGATGACGCTAAGGGGGTAAAATCATGGAAGTGTTAAAAGTATCGGCGAAGTCAAGTCCAAATTCTGTCGCTGGAGCACTTGCAGGAGTTTTAAGAGAACAAGGGACAGCTGAAATCCAGGCAATTGGTGCAGGTGCCTTGAATCAAGCTGTGAAAGCTGTGGCGATTGCACGAGGCTTTGTTGCTCCCAGTGGAGTTGATTTAATTTGTATCCCAGCTTTTACCGATATTATGATTGATGGTGAACAACGTACTGCGATAAAATTAATTGTGGAACCCAGATAAAGATCAATGAAGACCTGCTTAATAATTAAGTAGGTCCTTTTTCATCCGAAAACTATTTCAAGGAGGTAGAATTTTGATTGTTGTGGACGGTCATTGTGACAGCATCCTGAAAACTAACGAAATTTGTGATTTATTTGATTTAGGCAGTGCAGCCCATTTGGATTTTAAAAGAGCATTAGCAAACGTCAATTTACAAATTTTTGCTGCCTATATTGACTCATCTTATAAACCCTTTCAGTCCTTGCAACAGGGATTAATTTTAATTGAAAAATTTCATCAGGCAGTGGAGCAGAATCAAGAGCAGGTCAAGCTGGTTTGTTCTCAGGAGGATCTTGCCACTATTAATCAAAAAGATATCCTCCATGCCCTCCTTGCTGTGGAAGGAGGGGAGATCCTTTGCGGCAGGCTCCCCTTACTGCATCTCATTTTTCGCTTAGGGGTGCGCAGTATTGGGCTCACCTGGAATCAAAGAAATGAAATCGCCGATGGCTGCGGGGAATCAGTCACCAAAGGAGGGTTGACATCCTTCGGCACCCTGGTGGTTCAGGAAATGAATAAGCTGGGCATGGTAATCGATTTAGCTCATATTGCCCCGGCAGGTTTTTGGGATGTCTTGGAGCACACCCACCATCCCGTGATGGTTTCCCATGGAAATTGCCATGGGCTATATCCCCATCGGCGTAATCTTAATGACGATCAGATCAAAGCCCTGGCCCAAAATGATGGCGTAATGGGGATTACTTTTGTTCCGGATTTTTTAGGGGCCGGAGATATTAGTATTGAGCATGTTATCGAACACATTGATTATGCCGTATCTTTAGCCGGTCCTGATCATGTAGGATTGGGCTCAGATTTTGACGGTACGGAAACCATGCCCCGGGGATTGGAGGATGTGACCAAAATTTCCTGCATTGGTGAAGAATTATTAAAGAAAGGATATCCTTTGAAGGATGTTGAAAAAATAATGGGAGGAAATTTTATCAGACTTTTTAAAACTGTTCTTCCTCAATCATAAAACCGTTAAAGGAGAAAGCATGCCAGGATTCGATATGCATATTCATACAAAAGCTTCAGATGGAACGTTTGACATTCAAGAAATTATTCGATTAGCCCAAGAGGTAAATTTGGACGGCATTGCCATCACTGATCATGATACTGTAGAAGGCTTAGATAGGGCTGTGGAAGTGGGACAGAAGTTAAATTTCCCCATTATCCCCGGCATTGAACTCAGTACAGATTATCAAAATACAGAAATTCATATTTTAGGTTATTTCATAGATTTTCACTTACCTTGGTTCCGGAAGAAAATGAATCAATTGCAAAAGGCTCGTATTGACAGAATTATCAAAATGGTTGATAAACTAACTGAATTGGGTTATGATATAACCGGTTCAGAAGTATTTGCCCTGGCTGGGGCAGGTTCTGTGGGGAGACCTCATCTTGCTTATCTCTTATATAAAAAAGGCCAGGTCGCTTCGGTTCAAGAAGCTTTTCAGAAGTTGATCGGCAGAGGATGTCCTGCCCATATACCCAGATTTAAATTGGAACCGACAGAAGCTGTACAAATGATCAAAAAAGCCGGCGGAATACCGGTTTTAGCCCATCCTGGATTATCAAAAGCCGACCATCTGATCCAATCTCTTTGTCATGCAGGTTTGTTGGGCATTGAGGTTTATCACCCGGATCATAAATTGTCCGATGAATCAAGATACCTTAAACTGGCTCAAAGATATGGCTTGATCATCACCGGTGGTTCAGACTTTCACGGAATTCCAGACGGAAAGCGTTCCATTTTGGGCAGCAAATATGTGGGGTCAGCCATCTGGGATGAATTATTGCTCCTTAAAGAAGAACAAAATTCTGCTCCATCCCTTTGAAACGATAATTTTTGAAATAATTTATTAAGCATTTTAAAGCCTCAAATGACTAAAGATTCTCTTCTTGGAATATAATAGATAAAAATA
This window harbors:
- the spoVS gene encoding stage V sporulation protein SpoVS, with the protein product MEVLKVSAKSSPNSVAGALAGVLREQGTAEIQAIGAGALNQAVKAVAIARGFVAPSGVDLICIPAFTDIMIDGEQRTAIKLIVEPR
- a CDS encoding PHP domain-containing protein, which gives rise to MPGFDMHIHTKASDGTFDIQEIIRLAQEVNLDGIAITDHDTVEGLDRAVEVGQKLNFPIIPGIELSTDYQNTEIHILGYFIDFHLPWFRKKMNQLQKARIDRIIKMVDKLTELGYDITGSEVFALAGAGSVGRPHLAYLLYKKGQVASVQEAFQKLIGRGCPAHIPRFKLEPTEAVQMIKKAGGIPVLAHPGLSKADHLIQSLCHAGLLGIEVYHPDHKLSDESRYLKLAQRYGLIITGGSDFHGIPDGKRSILGSKYVGSAIWDELLLLKEEQNSAPSL
- a CDS encoding TIGR00282 family metallophosphoesterase — encoded protein: MRILFVGDVVGKPGREILRQQLNEIQDQYHIDFTIANGENAANGTGINKRIFEEISNYGVDVVTMGNHVWDKKEILDFIDHEERIIRPANYPPGTPGKGWNIFSVNQVKIVVINLAGRVFLPALDCPFQAMERILAEIKDLTPNVIVDFHGEATSEKQAMGWYLDGRVSAVLGTHTHIQTADARILHRGTAYMTDVGMTGPRDSVLGTDKDLVIKKFITSMPVKFEIAHGDIQLNATVLELNKQGKAISIIPVQTMLEAL
- a CDS encoding dipeptidase → MDGHCDSILKTNEICDLFDLGSAAHLDFKRALANVNLQIFAAYIDSSYKPFQSLQQGLILIEKFHQAVEQNQEQVKLVCSQEDLATINQKDILHALLAVEGGEILCGRLPLLHLIFRLGVRSIGLTWNQRNEIADGCGESVTKGGLTSFGTLVVQEMNKLGMVIDLAHIAPAGFWDVLEHTHHPVMVSHGNCHGLYPHRRNLNDDQIKALAQNDGVMGITFVPDFLGAGDISIEHVIEHIDYAVSLAGPDHVGLGSDFDGTETMPRGLEDVTKISCIGEELLKKGYPLKDVEKIMGGNFIRLFKTVLPQS
- the rny gene encoding ribonuclease Y gives rise to the protein MWLYYVIYILAGIAVGFLIGYLVRKKLAEAKINSAEEAAKKILEDGYKDAEAKKREVLLEAKEEIHRMRSDAERENKDRRNELTRLERRLVQKEENLDRKTDAIERKEDSLVKKEQEAEDKLNAISELHEKKVEEFERLSGMTSEQAKELLLSNIEEEIKYESAILIKDLEKQAKEDGEKKAREIITLAIQRVAADHVAETTVSVVALPNDEMKGRIIGREGRNIRTLETLTGIDLIIDDTPEAVILSGFDPVRREVARVALEKLILDGRIHPARIEEMVEKAQKEVDQRIREEGEQATFETGVHGLHPELIRLIGRLKYRTSYGQNILKHSIEVSHLAGIMAAELGADEQMAKRAGLLHDLGKAVDHEVEGPHVTIGADLAKKYRESPEIVHAIAAHHGDIETKTIEAALVQAADAISAARPGARRETLESYIKRLEKLEEIADSYEGVEKAFAIQAGREIRIMVKPDKVDDISSPRLARDIVKRIESELEYPGQIKVVVIRETRSVDYAK
- a CDS encoding regulatory protein RecX, translated to MMMKKINNNKTKNSCSLMARALKLLTIRPRSIEELRTLLLEREYPLEEINQAISQLIQLKYLDDISFIESWCYYRQHITPKGRWLVRKELAAKGVSPFDLEEHFDAFYSEEDEKKCLLHLIEKKSIKGILEQSKNIEKEHQKVVAQLVRKGFKLHHILEMLDRFQAINLDIYPEK